The Streptomyces sp. GSL17-111 region GGCGGAGACCCCTGTGCGGCCCCCGGCGGGACGGACGGCCTCCCCGAAGTGCCCGCCCCGGCCGGCCTGCGTCCGGACGTCCTGCGCGCCGTCCGACGACTGGTCACGGTGACGCTGGAGGCCGTCGACCACCAGGTGGGCCTCACGCACGCCACCGTCGTGCAGACCGCCCAGGGGCCCCGGCTGCTCGCGGCGGGTCCCGGCCCCGTGCCCGGCGCCGAGTGCTCCCTGTACGAGCTGGCCGTCACCGCCGTGCTCGGGCTGCCCCGGCCCGCTCACCAAGCGGCCGTCGGGTAGGTGAGCGGGAGGTTTCGCCCGTGTCACGTCCCGCCACAGGCCCGAAACCCGTGCGCTCTACTCTCGGTCCCGATGACGACGTGTGACGAGGAGGCGACGTGAGGACAGATTCTGACAGCCCGCGCAGAGGCCGGTGGATCGATCACTGGGAGCCCGAGGACGAGACGTTCTGGCGGGAGAAGGGCGCCCGGATCGCACGCCGCAACCTGCTCTTCTCCGTGCTCTCCGAGCACATCGGCTTCTCCATATGGACCCTGTGGTCGGTGCTGGTCCTTTTCATGGGGCCCGAGTACGGGATCGACGCGGCCGGCAAGTTCTTCCTGGTCGGCATGGCCACGCTCGTCGGCGCGTTCGTCCGCGTGCCCTACACCTTCGCCGTCGCCCGCTTCGGCGGCCGGAACTGGACGGTGATCGCCGCGTCGCTCCTGCTGGTGCCGGGCGTCGCGGCCTACGTCGTCATGGAGCCCGGCACGTCGTACACGACCTTCATGCTGGTGGCGCTGCTGACGGGCGTCGGCGGCGGGAACTTCGCCTCCTCGATGACCAACATCAACGCGTTCTACCCGCTGCGCAGGAAGGGCTGGGCGCTCGGCCTCAACGCGGGCGGCGGCAACGTGGGCGTGCCGGTGATCCAGCTCGTCGCCCTCGCCGTCATCGCCACGGCGGGCGCCGGGCAGCCGCGCGTGCTGCTGGCGATCTACCTGCCGCTCGTCGTCGTCGCCGCCGCCTGCGCCTGGCTGTTCATGGACAACCTGAGCGTCATGCAGAACGACACCGGCGCCGCTCGGGAGTCCGTGCGCGACCGGCACACCTGGATTATGTCCTTCCTGTACGTCGGCACGTTCGGTTCGTTCATCGGATACAGCTTCGCGTTCGGCCTCGTGCTCCAGAACCAGTTCGACCGCACCCCTCTCCAGGCCGCCTCGCTGACGTTCATCGGCCCGCTCCTCGGCTCGCTCATCCGCCCGCTCGGCGGCTCGCTCGCCGACCGCTACGGCGGCGCCCGCATCACCCTGTGGAACTTCGCCGGCATGGCCGCCGCGACCGTGGTGATCATCCTGGCGTCCGTCCAGGAGTCGCTGCCCGTCTTCCTCGGCGGCTTCATCGTCCTGTTCGTCCTCACCGGTGTGGGCAACGGCTCCACCTACAAGATGATCCCCGGCATCTACCACGCCAAGGCCCTCGCCCTCGGCCTCACCGGTGAGGAAGCCGCCCGCTACGGCCGCCGACTCTCGGGGGCGGCCATCGGACTCATCGGAGCGGTCGGTGCCGTCGGCGGCCTGGGCATCAACCTGGCCTTCCGCCAGTCCTTCCTCTCCACCGGCACGGGCATCAGCGCCTTCACCGCCTTCCTGATCTTCTACGGCCTGTGCTTCGCCGTCACCTGGACCGTCTACCTCCGCCGTCCGGGCGCCACCGGCCGACGTCCGGCGGCCTTGGGCACGGTAACGGCCGACCGAGCGGACGCGGCCGACGAGCGTCCCACCTACGCACGGGTCTGACCGGTCCGGCCACACCGGCGCCACACCGGCGCCGCACCGGCGCCGCACCGGGACCGCCGGGAGGGGCCGTCACTCCGGCGGTGCCGCCGACCACGACCCGACGAACGGCGGAACCCCCGCGTAACAGGCGGGAAACGCGGTGGAACCGAGCCTGTCACGCGGCACGGGCAGGCTCGGTTCCACGGTGTGCGACCCCAGGGGACGAGGACCACTTCCCATGCAAGAACCCACGCACGACATCAAGCCCCTCGCGGGCTTCACGATCGGCGTCACGGCGGCCCGCCGGGCCGAGGAGCTGATCGCGCTCCTCGAACGCCGGGGCGCCGTGGTGCAGCACGCCCCCGCCCTGCGCATCGTGCCGCTCACCGACGACTCCGAACTGCTCAGCACCACCGAGCGGCTCCTGGCCGCCGCCCCCGACACCGTCATCGCCACCACCGCCATCGGCTTCCGCGGCTGGATCGAGGCGGCCCACGGATG contains the following coding sequences:
- a CDS encoding nitrate/nitrite transporter → MRTDSDSPRRGRWIDHWEPEDETFWREKGARIARRNLLFSVLSEHIGFSIWTLWSVLVLFMGPEYGIDAAGKFFLVGMATLVGAFVRVPYTFAVARFGGRNWTVIAASLLLVPGVAAYVVMEPGTSYTTFMLVALLTGVGGGNFASSMTNINAFYPLRRKGWALGLNAGGGNVGVPVIQLVALAVIATAGAGQPRVLLAIYLPLVVVAAACAWLFMDNLSVMQNDTGAARESVRDRHTWIMSFLYVGTFGSFIGYSFAFGLVLQNQFDRTPLQAASLTFIGPLLGSLIRPLGGSLADRYGGARITLWNFAGMAAATVVIILASVQESLPVFLGGFIVLFVLTGVGNGSTYKMIPGIYHAKALALGLTGEEAARYGRRLSGAAIGLIGAVGAVGGLGINLAFRQSFLSTGTGISAFTAFLIFYGLCFAVTWTVYLRRPGATGRRPAALGTVTADRADAADERPTYARV